One Candidatus Neomarinimicrobiota bacterium genomic window, GGAGGAGGAAAAAGTGCTCCTGCTTACCGACGTGAAAATGAGTCAGTCAGAATTGGCCGGACAGGAGAGTGTCGTTGTGGAGGGGCTCGTGACACCCGGATCGAGCCTGATAGGGAAAAACTTGAAAGAGGTCGATTTCCGGAACAAGTTCGGGGCTTTCGTTCTCGCCATCCGGCGAGAGGGGAAAACTCTCAGGGAAAGAATTGCCCATATTGTTCTCCACTTCGCGGATACCCTGTTGATTCATGTTGCCAGATCCAGGTTGAATTCTCTGGCCGATTCCCGGGACTTCGCCATTCTACAGGAACACGACATCCGGCTCCACAAAGTGCGGTTCTGGTGGCTGGCCATTGTCCTCATTCCCCTGATTATGATAGTGGCGGCTGCAGGAATCGTGGACATTCTTCAGGCGTCCCTGATCGGGGTTGTGATACTGCTGATCTTGCGCAGCATCACGATTAATGAGTCGTATGAATCTATCAACTGGTCGGTCATTGTCATGATGGCCGCCTTTATCCCGGCGGGCATCGCCATGGAAAAGACGGGAACCGCCGCACTGATGGGCAACGCCATCGCCGGCCTGGGACAGTCCTTCCCCGACACTCTAGCCCCTTATGCTGTTCTGTCCGCAACATACCTCATTGCCGTACTCCTGACTTCCATCATGTCGAACAACGCGGCGGCCATCGTCCTCTTTCCCATTGCAGTGGATGTCGCCATGCATCTCGGGGTTGACTCCAGGCCGTTCATCTTTGCCATCTGCTTCGGCGCCTCCACCTGCTTCATGACTCCCCTGGGATACCAGACCAATTTGATGGTCTACGGGCCCGGTCAATACCGTTTCAGTGACTTCGTGAGAGCGGGAGCACCACTGAACCTTGTGCTGTGGATACTCGCGTCGATCCTTATTCCAGTTTTCTGGCCCTTTCACTAACCCTGGATGCTTGATGGCTAGAATCGCCCCATCCATATTGTCATCGGACTTTGCCAATCTGGAGGGAGCTCTCGACCTATGCCGGAAAGGGGGAGCAGATCAGATTCACGTGGATGTCATGGATGGTCATTTCGTTCCGAACCTCACCATCGGCCCCGTAGTGGTGAAGGATATCCGGAAGGCCACCAGCCTGCCCCTGGACGTTCACCTGATGATCGAGAACCCTGAACGGTTCATTCCGGAATTCGTAAAGGCGGGTTCCGATTTCATCACCGTTCATGCCGAAACGTGCCCGAATCTTGAAGAAACAATTCGGCTCATCAAAGGGCATGGAGTCAGGGCCGGCATCACCCTCAAGCCGGGGACCCCTCTGGAATCAATCGCGAATGACCTTTCCTCGGTCTCCCTCGTTCTGGTCATGTCCGTGGAGCCGGGATTTGGGGAGCAGGAATTCATTCCCGGATCTCTGAACCGGATTGAAAAGCTGAGAGAGATTCTTCAAGGGGTTTCTCCGAAAAAGAGACCGGAAATATCAGTGGACGGGGGGATAAAGCTCCAGAATGCCAAAGCGGTGATCGATGCTGGAGCGGATATCCTGGTTTCGGGGTCGGGTGTATTTGGAACCGAGGATCCTGTGGCCACCATTAAAGCTTTCAAGGAAGTCAAATAGTCTGAAAGGCAAGGAGAATATGACTATCTATCTCGGCTCCGATCACGCCGGATTTGAGCTCAAGGAGACCATCAAAACATTCTTGGAAGAAAAGGGTTTTGAAATTGAGGACAAGGGAGCTTTTTGGTACGATGCCGAAGACGACTACCCAGATTTCATCAGGCCCGTTGCGGAGGCCGTGGCGCTGGATCCAGAGAGCCGCGGCATTATTCTTGGGGGATCCGGCCAGGGAGAAGCCATGGTGGCTAACCGCGTTACCGGCATTCGGGCCGCCGTCTACTACGGAGGTCCTGATGACGTTGTAAAACTTTCCCGGCAGCACAACAATGCCAATATCCTGTCCCTGGGAGCACGATTTGTGGGGAGTGAGTTCGCCGTAAAGGCTGTGGAAATGTGGTTGGGAACCCCCTTTGACGGAGGACGGCACGACCGGCGCACAAAAAAAATTGACTGAAATAATGATCTATAGTGATGCTCTCCTCTTTGCCCTTTCCAAATCTTCCGGCGTATTTATGTTTATGAATAATTCATCTCTATTGAGAAAGTCCAGCCTTCTCGATTTTGACCGGCTGATGAGGCTGTAGAGGGCGTAGTCTTTCTCTTTAATCATCTTACGGCATGTGGGGACCAGAGACCGGTGATAGAATGCGCAGGTCGGCTCCATTCCCCGGCCTGCTTCTGGCACGATGATCTGATAGTCCTTTGAAACAGCGCTCCACAGGTCCCGGATAACCGTCTCATCAACCAGAGGCAAATCACAGGATAGGATGAAATTCCATTCTGTGCTCGTCGCCGCCAGGGCAGTGTGGACTCCCGAGAAAGGAGAAGCGATGGGCAAACTATCATAAATGCTCGGTTTTCCCGTTGACTCCCCGATTCTTTTCGTTACACAGTTCGTCTCCTTGAAAAGGGGATCCAGGAGGTCCCACGCCCGGCCCAGGAGGGTGGTGCCCTCAAACCCGGCCTTCCATTTCGGTGATCCGAACCTTTCAGACTTTCCTCCTACCAGAATAAATGCTGACGCGTAAATTACCATCGGGTACTAACTATGCATTATGCAAGGATATGACGGTCCACAATCGCTAAGGAGATTCCCCATTATGCGCAGAAATGTCAAGGAAAAGTGAACTATTGATGCTGACCCGCATTTCTCACCACCCAATCTACTGCAACGGAGTATATGCTTACGACCAGGGCGTCCCGATAGCTATCGGGATGTACTCGACGTACTGTCTAGTACGGCTCCGTCAATTCTTCTGCGTAGGCCTTGTATTCACAAACATCTCCTTCCCGACGCATCGGGACTACGATTTATGGTGAGAAAAGCGGGCTAATCAATTCTGGGAATGTAACATGACAAAAATTCAAGAAGATCAATTTCTCGATTGCCGAGGACTGAACTGCCCCCTGCCCATCTTGAAGACCAGCAAGGTGATATCGGATATGCGGAAGGGTGAAATAGTGAAGATGGTGTCAACAGACCAGGGTTCCATTAGCGACGTGGATGCGTTCACTCGACGCACCGGTCACAAGCTTCTGGACAGTGAGGCCGGAGATGGAGAATATATTTTTTACATTCGGAAGGTCTGAGGAACCCAGGAAGGCGGAGACCCGGCGAATGGAATGGTAACCGTAGTGGGAGGTCATGATGAAAACGAAGAAGAGGAGTAGTGAGCCGAAGCGGCTGGCTCTCGTTGCGTCCAGGGGGACCCTCGATTGGGCGTACTCACCATTTATTCTCGCGTCTACTGCCGCTGCCATGGAGATGGAAGTGGCTATGTTTTTCACATTCTACGGGCTTACGCTTCTTAAAAAAAAGATTGAAGCAAAAGTCGCCCCTCACGCCAATCCGGCCATGCCCATGAGAATTCCTTTCGGTCCTCAAGGACTTCAGAATATCCAATGGCCCGTCCCAAATCTTCTGTCGACGAATCTTCCCGGATTCGAGACTGTCGCCACGTCACTCATGAAGCAGGCATTCCGGAAGAACGGGGTGGCTACTGTGGAAGAATTGCGTGACATCTGCCTGGAATCCGGAGTAAGGCTCATCGGCTGTACCATGACCATGGATGTGTTCGGGATCAACAAAGACGATTTCATTGAAGGTGTTGAACTGGGAGGTGCCGCGACTTTTCTGGAATATGCGGCAGATGCGGATATTCAACTTTTCATCTGATCCAACCCCATCGATCCGCATAAGAGGCTTTTTAGGCTGCGAGTCAGTAATTATATTTAATCAAAGACCTGCATGGCGATTTTATGAGGTCTCCAAGCCGAAGCACCTAAGTTCCGACCTTTGGGATATGGTGTAAGGCCGGTACGGTCCCGGAGGAAACGCCGGGACTAGCTCCCGCTTTGGAAGGAGACTTGACGTGACTGTTCTTGGTAAACGCCCTTATCAGCCCCAACCCACGACCAAAGGCAGAATCTCCGTTCATCCCGAAGGAGATCATATCATTGACCAACACGGTCGCCTGTTTGACTATGTGCGAATAGCCGTCAACGAACGGTGTAACCTCCGCTGCATCTACTGTCTGCCGGAGGAGGGAATCGACTTCCTTCCCAGTGAGCAACTCCTCACTTCACAGGAAATCATCAGAATCGTTCACATCCTTGCTCAACTCCAGGTGACCAAGGTTCGTTTCACCGGAGGGGAACCCCTTCTTCGCAAAGATATGGCTCACCTTGTTTCCCAGGCGTCGATAACCCCCGGAATTGAGTCCGTCCATATAACGACAAATGGACTCCTTCTGAGTGAGTACGCAAACGATCTTTATAAGGCGGGGCTTCATGGAATCAATATCAGTCTTGACACGATGGACCGACAGAAATTCCTGAAGATCACGCGAAGCGACTGTCTGGACAAGGTTCTTGAGGGTCTGAATCTCGCGCTGTCGTTACCGTTCCCCAGCGTGAAAGTGAACGTGGTTGTCATGAGAGATTTCAATCATGAAGAGATCGGAGACTTTGTGGAATTGACCCGTGATAACCGCCTTACGGTTCGTTTCATAGAGCTCATGCCGTTTGACGCTCATCAAATATGGAAAACGGGGAAATTCTTCGGGGCTGAAAAAATCCTGGAATACCTGAGTGGACTCTATCCTCACATGGATGAGGAAGAAGGAAGCGTCACTGAGGAGCACGTCTATCGTATCCCGGGCCACGAAGGGAAATTCGCCGTAATACCCTCTTTCACCCGCAGCCTGTGCGAAGGGTGCAACCGGATCCGCCTCACCGCGGACGGCAAGATCAGGAACTGCCTCTATTCCGATAACGAGTTTGATGTGAAAAAATTGGCTCGTCAGGGCGATTCCCATGAGAAAATCGCCGATCTGTTCAAACGGGCCATGTGGACAAAACTGAAAGATGGATGGGAAGCCCAGCACCGTGGAAATCACCTTCGAGAAAGTATGACGCAAATTGGAGGCTAAGGCCTAATTGATTATTGACTATTGGCAATTGACAATTGAAGAATTATTCAAGTTAAGGGGCTGGAGTAACGTAATTCAACGTTGATTCCTTCGTCGTGGTGAAAAAAAGTTCAAAGAATAGTTTTTCACATCTTGACAAAACGGGAAACGTGCGGATGGTGGATGTTTCCGGCAAAAGGAGATCATCCCGAGTGGCGAGGGCGGAGGGATACGTCAGTATGCAGAGGACGACGCTCGATGCCCTTCAAAGTGGTGAAACTCCCAAGGGGAACGTCCTCACGACGGCCAAGATCGCCGGGATTCAGGCTGCCAAGGGGACCGCTCATATTATCCCACTCTGCCATCCCCTGGACCTTTCGTGGGTGGAGATGGAGTTTACTCTACAACAGGATCGGATCCGCATCGATTCGGAGGTGAAGACGAAGGATGCGACGGGTGTGGAGATGGAGGCTCTGACAGCCGTTTCGGTGGCGGCTTTAACCATTTATGACATGTGCAAGGCAATGGACAAAAAGATGACGATCACCGGTATTCGATTGTTGGAGAAAAAAGGGGGAAAGTCCGATTATCCTACCGACTATCGTCCCCGGGTGGGGATTATCGTAATCTCGGACACTGTCCACGCCGGAAAAAGTGATGACGTGTCAGGGGATATCTTGAAGGTGGAATTCAGGGGATCGGGATGTCAGGTGGATCATTCCGCTATCCTCCCAGATGGATCGGAGGATCTTGAAGAGACGATCGGTTCGTGGATTGATAAGGGGGCAGAGCTCATTATCACCTCCGGAGGGACCGGCGTGGGTCCTAGGGATCTAACCATTCCGGTCGTGGAGAAATTGTTTGACTCGCGTCTTCCTGGAGTGGAGCAAGCCCTTCACGCCTACGGGCGGACCCGGGTCGGTACAGCCATGCTTTCGCGTCTGGCGGCGGGCACCGTTAAGAGTGCTCTGGTCATCTGCCTTCCTGGGAGTCCGGGCGCCGCCCGGGATGCATTGAAAGTCCTGATCCCCTCAATTTTCCACGCCTACCCTGTTATGGAGGGGAAAGGTCACGCCGGCCTTGAGTCTGACTGACGTGAATCCGGACATCATTTTACCCTTTCTGTTCATCATTGTCTCCATGCTCTATTCCAGTGTCGGTCTGGGAGGAGGATCTTCCTATACGGCCCTGATGGCCATCTTTGGGATGAAGCATGAGTTGATTCCCACCATTTCCCTGGCATTGAATCTCGTGGTAACATTCATAGGGATGATAGCATTCTGGAGGGGAGGGCACCTGAATTTCAG contains:
- a CDS encoding SLC13 family permease, with protein sequence MTPDVLFFLFLLGLVLVVLAREVFPIDVTALAFMAILLVGGYLDISEAISGFSNKAVLTVAAMFILSQALTKTGFLEVLVAQLERLGGGRKTVGIFIFLMATSLISGFINNTAAVAIFIPLALQLSARFRLSPSKILIPLSYAAICGGTLTLIGTSTNLLVNSMVETHGFPALRMFEFAKMGLIFLLVGTVYSIWVAPRLLKPRAGVSSLTRNYSMSPYLTEFRVAEASPLIGSTCLERGVNENYDITILSIIRDGTRHDTNIRNTKLQYGDILLARGTLNNFVRFREEEKVLLLTDVKMSQSELAGQESVVVEGLVTPGSSLIGKNLKEVDFRNKFGAFVLAIRREGKTLRERIAHIVLHFADTLLIHVARSRLNSLADSRDFAILQEHDIRLHKVRFWWLAIVLIPLIMIVAAAGIVDILQASLIGVVILLILRSITINESYESINWSVIVMMAAFIPAGIAMEKTGTAALMGNAIAGLGQSFPDTLAPYAVLSATYLIAVLLTSIMSNNAAAIVLFPIAVDVAMHLGVDSRPFIFAICFGASTCFMTPLGYQTNLMVYGPGQYRFSDFVRAGAPLNLVLWILASILIPVFWPFH
- the rpe gene encoding ribulose-phosphate 3-epimerase codes for the protein MARIAPSILSSDFANLEGALDLCRKGGADQIHVDVMDGHFVPNLTIGPVVVKDIRKATSLPLDVHLMIENPERFIPEFVKAGSDFITVHAETCPNLEETIRLIKGHGVRAGITLKPGTPLESIANDLSSVSLVLVMSVEPGFGEQEFIPGSLNRIEKLREILQGVSPKKRPEISVDGGIKLQNAKAVIDAGADILVSGSGVFGTEDPVATIKAFKEVK
- a CDS encoding RpiB/LacA/LacB family sugar-phosphate isomerase, which gives rise to MTIYLGSDHAGFELKETIKTFLEEKGFEIEDKGAFWYDAEDDYPDFIRPVAEAVALDPESRGIILGGSGQGEAMVANRVTGIRAAVYYGGPDDVVKLSRQHNNANILSLGARFVGSEFAVKAVEMWLGTPFDGGRHDRRTKKID
- a CDS encoding molybdenum cofactor guanylyltransferase, with amino-acid sequence MVIYASAFILVGGKSERFGSPKWKAGFEGTTLLGRAWDLLDPLFKETNCVTKRIGESTGKPSIYDSLPIASPFSGVHTALAATSTEWNFILSCDLPLVDETVIRDLWSAVSKDYQIIVPEAGRGMEPTCAFYHRSLVPTCRKMIKEKDYALYSLISRSKSRRLDFLNRDELFININTPEDLERAKRRASL
- a CDS encoding sulfurtransferase TusA family protein; this translates as MTKIQEDQFLDCRGLNCPLPILKTSKVISDMRKGEIVKMVSTDQGSISDVDAFTRRTGHKLLDSEAGDGEYIFYIRKV
- a CDS encoding DsrE/DsrF/DrsH-like family protein → MMKTKKRSSEPKRLALVASRGTLDWAYSPFILASTAAAMEMEVAMFFTFYGLTLLKKKIEAKVAPHANPAMPMRIPFGPQGLQNIQWPVPNLLSTNLPGFETVATSLMKQAFRKNGVATVEELRDICLESGVRLIGCTMTMDVFGINKDDFIEGVELGGAATFLEYAADADIQLFI
- the moaA gene encoding GTP 3',8-cyclase MoaA, which codes for MTVLGKRPYQPQPTTKGRISVHPEGDHIIDQHGRLFDYVRIAVNERCNLRCIYCLPEEGIDFLPSEQLLTSQEIIRIVHILAQLQVTKVRFTGGEPLLRKDMAHLVSQASITPGIESVHITTNGLLLSEYANDLYKAGLHGINISLDTMDRQKFLKITRSDCLDKVLEGLNLALSLPFPSVKVNVVVMRDFNHEEIGDFVELTRDNRLTVRFIELMPFDAHQIWKTGKFFGAEKILEYLSGLYPHMDEEEGSVTEEHVYRIPGHEGKFAVIPSFTRSLCEGCNRIRLTADGKIRNCLYSDNEFDVKKLARQGDSHEKIADLFKRAMWTKLKDGWEAQHRGNHLRESMTQIGG
- the moaCB gene encoding bifunctional molybdenum cofactor biosynthesis protein MoaC/MoaB codes for the protein MKKSSKNSFSHLDKTGNVRMVDVSGKRRSSRVARAEGYVSMQRTTLDALQSGETPKGNVLTTAKIAGIQAAKGTAHIIPLCHPLDLSWVEMEFTLQQDRIRIDSEVKTKDATGVEMEALTAVSVAALTIYDMCKAMDKKMTITGIRLLEKKGGKSDYPTDYRPRVGIIVISDTVHAGKSDDVSGDILKVEFRGSGCQVDHSAILPDGSEDLEETIGSWIDKGAELIITSGGTGVGPRDLTIPVVEKLFDSRLPGVEQALHAYGRTRVGTAMLSRLAAGTVKSALVICLPGSPGAARDALKVLIPSIFHAYPVMEGKGHAGLESD